From Pseudomonas poae, the proteins below share one genomic window:
- a CDS encoding MarR family transcriptional regulator, giving the protein MLDLKNQSSQQQAMEAFFFGYQAFTAKADEMLERRGLSRVHQRIVFFIARYPALSVKELLELLGVSKQALNMPLRQLQEMHLVNSVASEADKRKRLLELTEEGLRFEQSLRREQVKLLQRAFSDAGEQAVTGWLAVNQALAGQP; this is encoded by the coding sequence ATGCTTGACCTTAAAAACCAAAGCAGCCAGCAACAAGCCATGGAAGCGTTCTTCTTCGGGTACCAGGCATTTACGGCCAAGGCCGACGAAATGCTCGAACGCCGCGGCCTGAGCCGGGTGCATCAGCGCATCGTGTTTTTTATTGCGCGCTACCCGGCCTTGAGCGTGAAGGAACTGCTGGAATTGCTCGGTGTGAGCAAGCAGGCGCTGAACATGCCGCTGCGCCAATTGCAGGAAATGCACCTGGTGAACAGCGTTGCGTCCGAGGCCGACAAGCGCAAACGCCTGCTGGAACTGACCGAAGAGGGGCTGCGCTTCGAGCAGTCGCTAAGGCGCGAACAGGTGAAGCTGTTGCAGCGCGCCTTCAGCGACGCCGGAGAACAAGCAGTGACAGGATGGCTGGCGGTCAATCAAGCACTTGCCGGCCAGCCTTGA
- a CDS encoding NCS2 family permease — protein MESRKSEAPTLDLAPSQNGWLERLFKLRLHGTTVKTELIAGLTTFITMAYIIFVNPNIMADAGIDHGAAFVATCIAAALGCLLMGLYANWPVGLAPGMGLNAFFTYTVVGTMGYHWETALGAVFISGVLFMGLTLSRVREWLLNSIPVSLRHAMGAGVGLFLGVIGLKTAGIIVDSPATLIKLGSLHEPAPLLAAVCFLLIAILSYHRVFGAILISIIAVTLAGWSLDLVHYNGILSTPPSLAPTWMAMDIKGVFNVSMISVVFAFLFVHMFDTAGTLMGVAQRAGLVNADGKIDNLSRALKADSASSVFGAMVGVPPVTSYVESAAGVAAGGRTGLTAVTVGVLFVAAMFFAPLAGMIPAYATAGALIYVAMLMMASMAHINWDEATDSIPAIVTAIMMPLTFSVADGIALGFITYVALKAGTGKYREISVSLWVLCAIFIAKFVFL, from the coding sequence GTGGAAAGCCGCAAATCCGAAGCCCCAACGCTCGACCTTGCCCCCTCACAGAACGGCTGGCTGGAACGCCTGTTCAAACTGCGCCTGCATGGCACCACAGTGAAGACCGAGCTGATCGCCGGCCTCACCACCTTTATCACCATGGCTTACATCATCTTCGTCAACCCGAACATCATGGCCGACGCCGGCATCGATCACGGCGCGGCGTTTGTCGCCACCTGCATCGCCGCCGCGCTGGGTTGCCTGTTGATGGGCCTCTACGCCAACTGGCCGGTAGGACTCGCGCCAGGCATGGGCCTCAACGCATTTTTTACCTACACCGTGGTCGGCACCATGGGCTACCACTGGGAGACCGCGCTGGGTGCGGTGTTTATTTCCGGGGTGCTGTTCATGGGCCTCACGCTCTCACGGGTGCGTGAATGGCTGCTCAACAGCATTCCGGTGAGCCTGCGCCATGCCATGGGCGCCGGTGTCGGTTTGTTTCTGGGGGTGATCGGCCTGAAAACCGCCGGCATCATCGTCGACAGCCCGGCCACCCTGATCAAGCTCGGTTCGCTGCATGAGCCCGCGCCGCTGCTGGCGGCGGTGTGCTTCCTGTTGATCGCGATCCTCAGCTACCACCGGGTGTTCGGCGCAATCCTGATCAGCATCATCGCCGTGACGCTGGCCGGCTGGAGCCTGGACCTGGTGCACTACAACGGCATCCTTTCGACCCCACCAAGCCTGGCACCGACCTGGATGGCGATGGACATCAAGGGTGTATTCAATGTCAGCATGATCAGCGTGGTATTTGCCTTTCTGTTTGTGCACATGTTTGATACTGCCGGTACACTGATGGGCGTTGCACAACGCGCCGGGCTGGTGAATGCCGACGGCAAGATCGATAACCTGTCCCGCGCCCTGAAGGCGGACAGCGCCTCCAGTGTGTTCGGCGCCATGGTCGGTGTGCCGCCAGTGACCAGCTACGTAGAAAGCGCCGCCGGTGTGGCTGCCGGTGGCCGTACCGGGCTGACGGCGGTGACCGTGGGCGTGCTGTTTGTGGCGGCGATGTTTTTTGCACCGCTGGCCGGCATGATCCCGGCCTATGCCACGGCGGGTGCGCTGATTTACGTGGCGATGCTGATGATGGCGAGCATGGCTCACATCAATTGGGATGAAGCGACCGACAGCATCCCGGCGATCGTCACCGCGATCATGATGCCGCTGACCTTCTCGGTCGCCGACGGTATCGCCCTGGGCTTTATCACTTACGTGGCGCTCAAGGCCGGCACCGGCAAGTACCGCGAGATTTCCGTGAGCCTGTGGGTGTTGTGCGCGATCTTTATCGCCAAGTTCGTCTTTCTATAA
- a CDS encoding LysE family translocator: MSLETWLLFSGAALVVILIPGPLSLLMISNSLNYGLRRSYPAFLGGVIASICLLSASALGLGALLLASEQLFSALKIVGALYLFYLAWQSWQQSLQPAHGADVPQVTSTPRFRALFGRAFVLGASNPKDILFFAAFLPQFLSAEQAFLPQLLIMIATWTVLDLLCKLAYGLGAHGAARYLRSGSGQSWFNRISAALFGCAGAVSLLKARVG, translated from the coding sequence ATGAGTCTGGAAACCTGGCTGCTGTTCAGCGGCGCTGCGCTGGTGGTGATCCTGATCCCGGGGCCGCTGTCGTTGCTGATGATCAGCAACAGCCTGAACTACGGCCTGCGCCGCTCGTACCCGGCGTTTCTCGGTGGGGTGATCGCCTCGATCTGCCTGTTGAGTGCGTCGGCCCTGGGCCTGGGCGCATTGCTGCTCGCTTCGGAGCAACTGTTCAGTGCACTGAAGATCGTCGGCGCGCTGTACCTGTTCTACCTCGCCTGGCAAAGCTGGCAACAGTCGCTGCAACCGGCCCACGGCGCCGACGTGCCGCAGGTGACCAGCACGCCACGCTTTCGTGCGCTGTTTGGCCGGGCCTTTGTGCTGGGCGCCAGCAACCCGAAAGACATCCTGTTTTTCGCCGCCTTCCTGCCGCAGTTTCTAAGTGCCGAACAGGCATTTTTACCGCAGTTGCTGATCATGATCGCGACCTGGACCGTGCTCGACCTGCTGTGCAAGCTGGCCTATGGCCTTGGGGCCCATGGTGCGGCGCGGTACCTGCGCAGCGGCAGCGGGCAAAGCTGGTTCAACCGCATCAGCGCCGCCCTGTTCGGCTGCGCCGGCGCGGTCTCGCTGCTCAAGGCTAGAGTCGGTTGA